A region from the Aegilops tauschii subsp. strangulata cultivar AL8/78 chromosome 5, Aet v6.0, whole genome shotgun sequence genome encodes:
- the LOC109767246 gene encoding protein LURP-one-related 15, producing MDQAAAGNGVTSGPLKLTLTRRVPGLFDRKLHVTDGKGSLVFRTVSVRPAFNFRLRTALADASGNHLMRFRRKWMGSHHGWQVFRGESFDPNNLAFTVEPDKRFQINATMKLFLAANSTRQRCDYRVQGSFLTKSLKVYKGDSYQVVAQVRNQS from the exons ATGGATCAAGCAGCAGCAGGCAATGGCGTTACGTCTGGACCTCTCAAGCTGACGCTAACCAGACGGGTCCCCGGGCTGTTCGACCGGAAGCTGCATGTCACCGACGGTAAGGGTAGCCTCGTGTTCCGCACGGTGAGCGTCCGCCCCGCCTTCAACTTCCGGCTCCGGACCGCGCTCGCCGACGCGTCAGGGAACCATCTCATGCGCTTCCGCAGGaag TGGATGGGTTCGCACCACGGGTGGCAAGTCTTCAGGGGCGAAAGCTTCGACCCCAACAATCTCGCCTTCACGGTGGAGCCAGACAAGAGGTTTCAGATCAACGCCACCATGAAGCTCTTCCTGGCGGCCAACTCCACCAGGCAACGATGCGACTATCGTGTCCAAGGGAGCTTCCTCACGAAATCTCTCAAGGTCTACAAGGGCGACTCTTATCAGGTCGTTGCACAGGTGAGGAACCAAAGCTAA